Proteins encoded in a region of the Rickettsia bellii RML369-C genome:
- the uvrC gene encoding excinuclease ABC subunit UvrC — MTMELTGNELIKSKLIDIPERSGVYRMFDANKQVIYVGKAKNLKKRLTNYIKTDLDTKTLRMVANTCSLEYSITNSEVEALLLEAQLIKKFQPKFNILLKDDKSFPFIKLRLDHDFPQLLKYRGRALNDGKFFGPFASATEVNTTLSELQKIFKLRSCTDNYFNSRTRPCLQYEIKRCYAPCVGKINKKDYAELVGQVKDFLQGRSKELQENLSKKMEELSEQMRFEEAAEIRDRIKALSYVQLKAGITDIVKDADIIAIVEKNGHYCVEVFLYRIGQACGNIPYFPTSTENSTKEEVLKHFLLQFYQKQQVPPGIIINHEIDDKDNIIEAIRNINDFAKLSITIPASGGKLKLVQNAQENALFSLEQYLKKFAKNQELMFEVKELFNLPEIPERIEVYDNSHIQGKFAVGVMIVAGKSGFDKKEYRVFSLSSRDSITGSSKSTNNDSISCFLDTVDKPRYDTKGDDYEMLRQVLTRRLTRLKQEPHRLPSLMIIDGGKGHLGIVKEVMNKLQMDIPFVCMSKGPDRNAGLEQFHMVGREVFTLNKNLPLMKYLQILRDEAHNFAIKNHRLSRSRAIKVSSLDEIEGIGDTRKKALLHYFGSYKAVSDATLDELSKVKGISKSLAKMIFNALHKN; from the coding sequence CCTGAGCGTTCAGGAGTCTATCGGATGTTTGACGCTAATAAACAAGTCATTTATGTCGGTAAAGCTAAAAACCTAAAAAAGCGTCTTACTAATTACATTAAAACAGATTTAGATACTAAAACGCTTCGGATGGTTGCAAATACTTGCTCGTTAGAGTATAGCATTACTAATTCTGAAGTCGAAGCACTGCTTTTAGAAGCTCAGCTAATCAAAAAATTTCAACCGAAGTTCAATATTCTTCTTAAAGATGACAAATCTTTCCCTTTTATCAAATTACGTTTAGATCATGATTTCCCACAATTGCTAAAATACCGAGGCAGAGCCTTAAATGATGGGAAGTTTTTTGGTCCGTTTGCTTCAGCAACCGAAGTTAACACTACTTTATCAGAACTACAAAAAATCTTTAAACTACGTTCCTGCACAGATAATTACTTCAATTCACGTACTCGTCCTTGCCTACAATATGAAATTAAGCGTTGTTATGCTCCATGTGTTGGTAAGATAAATAAAAAGGATTATGCGGAACTAGTAGGGCAGGTCAAAGATTTCTTGCAAGGACGCAGTAAAGAACTCCAAGAAAATCTATCGAAGAAAATGGAAGAGTTAAGCGAGCAGATGCGTTTTGAAGAAGCAGCAGAAATTAGAGATCGTATTAAGGCATTGAGTTATGTACAGCTTAAAGCGGGTATTACGGATATCGTTAAAGACGCAGATATAATTGCTATTGTAGAAAAAAATGGGCATTATTGCGTGGAGGTATTTTTATATAGAATAGGGCAAGCTTGCGGTAATATTCCGTATTTCCCTACTTCTACTGAAAATAGTACTAAAGAAGAAGTGTTAAAGCATTTTTTATTACAATTTTACCAAAAACAACAAGTACCTCCGGGAATTATTATCAATCACGAAATTGATGATAAAGATAATATTATAGAAGCGATTAGGAATATTAATGATTTTGCTAAGCTTAGCATTACAATTCCTGCTAGCGGTGGTAAGCTTAAACTAGTTCAAAATGCTCAAGAAAATGCTTTATTTTCACTTGAGCAATATCTAAAGAAATTTGCTAAAAATCAAGAGCTTATGTTTGAGGTTAAAGAGTTATTTAATCTTCCTGAAATTCCTGAGAGAATTGAGGTTTACGATAATAGCCATATTCAAGGTAAGTTTGCCGTCGGGGTTATGATAGTTGCCGGAAAATCCGGTTTTGATAAAAAAGAATATCGGGTTTTTTCCTTGTCATCCCGTGACTCGATCACGGGATCCAGTAAATCAACAAACAATGATAGTATTAGTTGTTTTTTGGATACCGTGGACAAGCCACGGTATGACACTAAAGGCGATGACTATGAAATGCTTCGTCAAGTTTTAACTAGACGATTAACGAGATTAAAACAAGAGCCACATAGATTGCCGAGTTTGATGATTATTGATGGGGGAAAGGGGCATTTAGGTATTGTTAAAGAAGTGATGAATAAGCTTCAAATGGATATTCCGTTTGTTTGTATGTCAAAAGGTCCTGATAGAAATGCTGGTCTCGAGCAGTTTCATATGGTAGGTAGAGAAGTATTTACCTTGAACAAGAATTTACCGCTTATGAAATATTTACAAATCTTGCGGGATGAAGCTCATAATTTTGCAATAAAGAATCATAGACTTAGTAGGTCACGTGCTATAAAAGTCTCAAGCCTTGATGAAATAGAGGGAATAGGGGATACTCGTAAAAAAGCATTACTACATTATTTTGGTTCATATAAAGCGGTATCTGATGCAACGCTAGATGAACTTTCTAAAGTAAAAGGCATTAGTAAATCACTTGCGAAAATGATCTTTAATGCCTTGCATAAAAATTAA
- a CDS encoding zeta toxin family protein has translation MKDKPNEAWEVTGVDTLSKARDLNNTRTDPEIPTIIKNSENHPRTTAEHIILTGTTDLTSVASLPATHMAKYASLAIINTNLQIEKEADLKPTFEKLYSYVLDYSSSREFKEKVNEVNLNSKSQAEALSSKVINNTDTAILNKEEKEAKNLYEAIKENYHKLPESSRSKTPEQYLEKILFDKIKMKALEDTIISDLEPKLVKEAENQGFKKLTEHSKDRTTYCFYGAPASGKGTSVAMRRKEAIEQGKNWSDIVKINTDSHRDFITTSKIENKSPLNHAEAGFISNMSYRLYEKKVNDNKAPDMLVDTIMPNQYILDMAVKNGGKALIDVISIPAEKCVERAYERGKEEGRLVPREYNINANINVPKNFHDIMSKYTGKNIEYKIVDNDVERGKKPILIEQGNLKEKKVEIHDKTRLDEFLRKQNLNPKAQNPQELYSEDYSQKTPTYKFNDSNLGIKVSYTKVSDEAQMIKEQLRTRSTSDGLTDSNKNVTVKKNNQIGR, from the coding sequence ATGAAAGATAAACCAAATGAAGCCTGGGAAGTTACAGGAGTTGATACACTCAGTAAAGCTCGAGATTTAAATAATACAAGAACGGATCCAGAAATCCCCACCATTATTAAAAATTCAGAAAACCACCCTAGAACAACTGCTGAACATATAATATTAACAGGGACGACTGATTTAACAAGCGTAGCTAGCTTACCAGCAACGCATATGGCTAAATATGCCTCTCTTGCTATTATAAATACTAATTTACAGATAGAAAAAGAAGCAGATCTAAAGCCTACTTTTGAAAAACTATATTCTTATGTGTTGGATTACAGTAGCAGCAGAGAATTTAAAGAAAAAGTAAATGAGGTAAATCTAAACTCAAAATCTCAAGCCGAAGCTTTATCTTCTAAAGTTATTAATAATACCGATACAGCGATATTAAATAAAGAAGAAAAAGAAGCGAAAAATCTATATGAAGCTATAAAAGAAAATTATCATAAATTACCTGAAAGTTCTCGTTCAAAAACACCGGAACAATATTTAGAAAAAATATTATTTGATAAAATTAAAATGAAAGCTTTGGAAGATACAATAATATCTGATCTAGAGCCAAAATTAGTAAAAGAAGCAGAAAATCAGGGATTTAAAAAATTAACCGAACATTCAAAAGATAGAACTACTTATTGTTTTTATGGGGCACCCGCATCTGGAAAAGGAACATCTGTAGCAATGCGTAGAAAGGAGGCAATAGAGCAAGGAAAAAATTGGTCTGATATAGTAAAAATTAATACTGACAGTCATAGAGATTTTATAACTACTAGTAAAATTGAGAATAAATCACCTCTTAATCATGCAGAAGCAGGATTTATTTCTAATATGTCATATCGTTTATATGAGAAAAAAGTTAATGACAATAAAGCTCCTGATATGCTAGTTGATACTATAATGCCTAATCAATATATACTTGATATGGCAGTTAAAAATGGTGGCAAGGCTCTAATTGATGTTATCTCAATTCCAGCAGAAAAATGTGTAGAAAGAGCATATGAACGAGGAAAAGAAGAAGGAAGATTAGTACCACGTGAGTATAACATTAACGCAAACATTAATGTCCCAAAGAATTTTCATGATATCATGTCTAAATATACTGGGAAAAACATTGAATATAAAATAGTAGATAATGATGTGGAAAGAGGTAAAAAACCGATATTAATAGAACAAGGTAATCTTAAAGAAAAAAAAGTAGAGATACACGATAAAACTAGGTTAGATGAATTTTTACGTAAACAAAACTTAAATCCTAAAGCACAAAACCCACAGGAATTATATAGCGAAGATTATTCTCAAAAAACTCCGACTTATAAATTTAATGATAGTAATTTAGGTATAAAAGTAAGCTATACAAAAGTTTCAGATGAAGCTCAAATGATTAAAGAACAACTAAGAACTAGATCAACTTCTGATGGATTGACAGATAGTAATAAAAATGTTACAGTAAAGAAAAATAATCAAATAGGTAGGTAA
- the hpf gene encoding ribosome hibernation-promoting factor, HPF/YfiA family: protein MIISVSGQHISIGSNLQEYSKERVNQVLTKYFSDIISADIHYSKEGMNFKCDIIAKYGSGKHNIVKSNESCNDIYVAFDKAMAKLEKQLRKYKSKLKNHHTGKVKISEIDSEGTKYIISPQDQENTNDTNDANYPIIIAEKPVEILKLSVKDAVMKMDLENLPAVVFKNINNNRINIVYYRKDGNISWVDYN from the coding sequence ATGATTATTTCAGTTTCAGGGCAACATATTTCTATTGGTAGTAATTTACAAGAATATTCAAAAGAAAGAGTTAACCAAGTTCTAACAAAATATTTTTCTGATATAATAAGTGCAGATATACATTATTCAAAAGAAGGAATGAATTTTAAATGCGATATTATAGCAAAATATGGTTCAGGTAAGCATAATATCGTTAAGAGTAACGAGAGCTGCAATGACATATATGTAGCATTTGACAAAGCTATGGCAAAGCTTGAAAAGCAGCTTAGAAAATATAAATCAAAACTAAAAAATCATCACACAGGTAAAGTAAAAATATCTGAAATCGATTCTGAGGGTACTAAATATATTATTAGTCCTCAAGATCAAGAAAATACTAATGATACAAATGATGCTAATTATCCAATAATTATTGCTGAAAAACCTGTAGAAATACTAAAGCTATCAGTAAAAGATGCAGTAATGAAAATGGATTTAGAAAATTTACCGGCAGTAGTATTCAAAAATATTAATAACAATCGTATAAATATAGTTTATTATCGTAAAGATGGTAATATTTCTTGGGTAGATTATAATTAA
- a CDS encoding ankyrin repeat domain-containing protein encodes MPKTINNYNRFLPVVHFSQTELEESLCNAVIHNDKKAAEIAIFKLNISDNFTSDLRTNKSYIDDTHNIFIGDSLPLVAVKNNNLDMLKMLLSCGFEPNTPAAANCYTPLWYVTYKGYTNSVRKLLEYPINNINETFGKETPLKSALIHKHTEIAKLLIDKINPDKFLFNGVENIALLAHDQFMFIINEISTDKKISLFKLCSKNITEHQDFILFGKGEAEINNMHINNTYMLDYLDNNHDDSTTIIGSID; translated from the coding sequence ATGCCTAAAACTATAAATAATTATAATAGATTCTTACCAGTAGTACATTTTTCTCAAACAGAGTTAGAAGAAAGTTTATGTAATGCTGTTATACATAACGATAAAAAAGCAGCTGAGATAGCTATTTTTAAATTAAATATTAGTGATAATTTTACTAGTGATCTTCGAACCAACAAAAGTTATATTGATGACACTCATAATATTTTTATTGGAGATAGTTTGCCATTAGTAGCAGTAAAAAATAATAATCTTGACATGCTTAAAATGTTATTATCATGTGGATTTGAGCCAAATACTCCAGCTGCTGCAAATTGTTATACTCCTTTATGGTATGTAACATATAAAGGATATACTAATTCTGTAAGAAAGCTTCTTGAATATCCAATAAATAATATAAACGAAACTTTTGGTAAAGAAACGCCTTTAAAAAGTGCATTAATACATAAACATACAGAAATAGCAAAGCTTTTAATAGACAAAATTAACCCTGATAAATTTTTGTTTAATGGAGTGGAGAATATAGCTCTATTGGCTCACGATCAATTTATGTTTATTATCAATGAAATATCTACTGATAAAAAAATATCATTGTTTAAATTATGTTCTAAAAATATTACAGAACATCAAGATTTTATACTTTTCGGAAAAGGCGAAGCAGAAATAAATAATATGCACATAAATAATACATATATGCTAGATTATTTAGACAATAATCACGATGATTCTACAACTATAATTGGCTCTATAGATTAA
- a CDS encoding monovalent cation/H+ antiporter complex subunit F: protein MINIFLIIISLFISLITYLFIRKTDIFTKLLILNSLTSVVSLFICCLGLYLGNSSYLDIAIIYFLLSFIATNGYLKYFVYESSKNKAD, encoded by the coding sequence ATGATTAACATCTTTCTAATTATCATTTCTTTATTTATTTCTTTAATAACCTATCTATTTATCAGAAAAACAGATATTTTCACTAAGCTATTAATCCTAAACAGTTTAACTAGTGTAGTGAGTTTATTTATTTGCTGCTTAGGATTATATTTAGGCAATAGCTCATATTTAGATATAGCAATTATTTATTTTTTATTGAGCTTTATAGCAACAAATGGTTATTTAAAATATTTTGTATATGAATCAAGTAAAAACAAGGCAGATTGA
- the ubiH gene encoding 2-octaprenyl-6-methoxyphenyl hydroxylase — protein MNQVKTRQIDKVILGCGLSGMLTALAFAKNGIKTTIFESKSVKSPGFFNDIRTTALTPYSKDFLSSIDMWQELEEFVSHMKDVYVVDNKAPEILELKNDSSLGYVVQNNDFKKILLSKIINNPLITLVDNKEYQEVISHDEHSIIKFDDKTYVKCNLLIVCDGANSKVRSHYFANEIEKPYQTALVFNIKHEKPHENCAMEHFLPLGPFALLPMKDQHSSSVIWSTSSDQAALIMQLPIEEVRFLTQRNAGNSLGKITIDSEVNGFPLKARIANRYFHNKIVLIADSAHVVHPLAGQGLNQGIKDIESLISVVSNNLLLSEYQKSRQTDNFIMYKLTDELNNIFSNHSKSLRHLRQIGFKAINNFKPIKNLITSYAMGKR, from the coding sequence ATGAATCAAGTAAAAACAAGGCAGATTGACAAAGTTATTTTGGGGTGCGGTTTGAGTGGTATGCTAACCGCTCTTGCTTTTGCAAAAAATGGTATAAAAACTACTATATTTGAAAGTAAATCTGTAAAAAGTCCTGGCTTTTTTAACGATATTAGAACCACTGCTTTGACGCCTTATTCTAAGGATTTTTTATCTTCCATTGATATGTGGCAAGAGCTGGAAGAGTTTGTAAGCCACATGAAAGATGTTTATGTAGTTGATAATAAAGCTCCTGAAATATTGGAACTAAAAAATGATAGTTCTTTAGGGTATGTAGTTCAGAATAACGATTTTAAGAAAATATTATTATCAAAAATAATTAATAATCCGCTGATAACATTAGTTGATAATAAAGAATATCAAGAGGTTATAAGCCATGATGAACATTCTATTATTAAGTTTGATGACAAAACCTACGTTAAATGTAATTTATTAATTGTGTGTGATGGAGCAAATTCGAAAGTTAGATCACATTATTTTGCAAATGAAATAGAAAAACCATATCAAACTGCTTTAGTGTTTAACATTAAGCATGAAAAGCCGCATGAAAATTGTGCTATGGAGCATTTTCTGCCTCTAGGTCCTTTTGCATTATTGCCTATGAAAGATCAACATAGTTCTTCTGTGATATGGTCAACTTCTTCTGATCAAGCTGCTTTAATTATGCAGCTGCCCATTGAAGAGGTTAGATTTTTAACGCAAAGAAATGCTGGTAATTCACTTGGAAAAATCACTATAGATAGCGAGGTAAACGGCTTTCCTCTCAAAGCTCGTATAGCAAATAGATATTTTCACAACAAGATAGTACTTATTGCCGATAGTGCTCACGTGGTGCATCCATTAGCCGGTCAAGGGCTTAATCAAGGTATAAAAGATATTGAATCCTTAATTAGCGTAGTAAGTAATAATTTACTGCTATCAGAATACCAAAAATCAAGACAAACAGATAATTTTATCATGTATAAGCTAACTGATGAGCTTAATAATATTTTTTCAAATCATTCAAAAAGTTTAAGGCATTTAAGACAAATAGGGTTTAAAGCAATAAATAACTTTAAGCCTATTAAAAATCTGATTACTAGCTACGCAATGGGTAAAAGGTAA
- a CDS encoding ComF family protein, translated as MIDYILPQRCLSCSEILSSSGEFCGDCWQKLEFIAKPYCNICGQRFSVKILDNAVCGRCYSKKPNYNLARSIFKFNEYSKKVVHQFKYQDKTIFAKTFAKLLCNRYLEDIKDVDLIIAVPIIYKGHSNILISLTHYIL; from the coding sequence TTGATAGATTATATTTTGCCGCAAAGATGCCTAAGCTGCTCAGAAATATTAAGTAGTAGCGGTGAATTTTGTGGTGATTGTTGGCAGAAATTAGAATTTATAGCAAAACCTTATTGCAATATATGTGGTCAGAGATTTAGCGTAAAAATCCTAGATAATGCAGTTTGTGGGCGTTGTTATAGTAAAAAGCCTAATTATAATCTTGCTCGCAGTATATTTAAGTTTAATGAATATAGCAAAAAAGTAGTTCATCAATTTAAATATCAAGATAAAACGATATTTGCTAAAACTTTCGCAAAGCTTTTATGTAATAGATATTTAGAAGATATAAAGGATGTTGATTTAATCATAGCTGTGCCGATAATCTATAAGGGTCATAGTAATATATTAATAAGTTTAACACATTATATCTTGTAG
- the hemA gene encoding 5-aminolevulinate synthase yields MSYYDTIFSDHIDKIKSEGRYREFKALKRQADNFPFAMCDDKQIVMWCINDYLGMSKHPKVVQASIDAVLKYGVGSGGTRNIGGNNVAILELEQELASLHNKEASLVFTSGFVANDTTLATLAKIMPNIVFFSDELNHASIIAGITGSKAEKHIYRHLDVKHLEELLQSVDINRPKIIVFESAYSMDGFFSPVKDIINLAKKYNALTFIDEVHTVGLYGKTGAGIAELLDCSDEIDIIQGTLAKAYGTIGGYITANHSLIDAIRLSASGFIFTTSLPPVISTAATHSIRHLKESNQERKTHQQVVSKLKSSFDRFNIPYLKNESHIVPIIIGDPIKASKASNMLLNEYSIYVQHINFPTVPRGTERLRIIPTPAHTDEMINDLSIALVQIFAALNIELSSTKELNDEIYLNLIA; encoded by the coding sequence ATGTCTTATTACGATACTATATTTAGCGATCATATAGATAAAATTAAAAGCGAGGGAAGATATCGTGAATTTAAAGCTTTAAAAAGACAAGCCGATAATTTTCCTTTCGCTATGTGCGATGATAAACAAATAGTCATGTGGTGTATTAATGACTATTTAGGTATGAGCAAACATCCAAAAGTAGTACAGGCTTCCATAGATGCAGTACTGAAATATGGCGTTGGTTCAGGCGGAACAAGAAATATCGGCGGTAATAATGTAGCTATTCTTGAGCTTGAGCAGGAGCTGGCAAGCTTGCATAACAAAGAAGCCTCCTTAGTTTTTACTTCCGGCTTTGTGGCAAATGACACAACCCTTGCAACACTTGCTAAAATTATGCCTAATATCGTATTTTTCTCTGATGAGCTAAATCATGCATCGATCATTGCCGGCATTACCGGTTCTAAAGCCGAAAAGCATATATACAGACATTTAGACGTTAAGCATTTAGAAGAATTATTGCAATCAGTTGATATTAATAGACCGAAAATAATCGTTTTTGAGTCTGCTTATTCTATGGACGGCTTCTTTTCTCCTGTTAAAGATATAATCAATTTAGCTAAAAAATATAATGCTTTAACCTTTATTGATGAAGTCCATACAGTAGGTTTATATGGCAAAACCGGTGCTGGTATTGCTGAGCTTCTTGATTGTAGCGATGAAATCGACATTATCCAAGGAACGCTTGCCAAAGCATATGGCACTATTGGTGGTTATATCACCGCAAACCATAGCCTAATTGATGCTATCAGATTATCAGCTTCCGGCTTTATTTTTACCACCTCATTGCCACCGGTAATTTCTACTGCTGCAACGCATAGTATTAGGCATTTAAAAGAATCTAATCAAGAACGAAAAACGCATCAGCAGGTGGTTAGCAAGCTTAAAAGCTCTTTTGACCGCTTTAACATTCCTTATCTTAAAAATGAAAGCCATATAGTGCCGATAATTATTGGGGATCCTATTAAGGCTTCTAAAGCTTCTAATATGCTGCTTAATGAGTATAGCATTTACGTTCAACACATCAATTTTCCAACAGTGCCAAGAGGAACCGAACGCCTCCGAATTATCCCAACTCCCGCACATACCGACGAAATGATTAACGACTTATCTATCGCCTTAGTGCAGATATTTGCTGCATTAAATATAGAATTATCTTCTACAAAAGAGTTAAATGATGAGATATATTTAAACCTTATTGCTTGA
- the htpG gene encoding molecular chaperone HtpG: protein MKQEKKKFDAEVGKILNLMIHSLYSNKEIFMRELISNASDACDKLRYLSQSEAELVAGDSNFKITVKGDKNNGQVIIRDNGIGMNKEDLIENLGTIARSGTANFLKNLSGDSKKDNMLIGQFGVGFYSSFMVADKVTVTSRKAGEDKVYVWESEGEGEYIVSSSDREFSRGTEIALHIKKEEDSFLDHFRLKHIVKSYSDHIAVPIYFFDEGDNNEIQLNSASALWTRSKSEITEEQYKEFYKSLSYAVDDPWVTMHNKNEGAIEFTNLLFIPSSKTYDLFHPDRKRRVKLYIKRVFISDENIDLIPSYLRFLRGVVDSEDLPLNISRESLQHNNVLEKIKNAITKRVLGELKKKKEDSPDEYNNFWANFGGALKEGLCEATTDHEKLLEVCIFRSALHNKMISLDEYIKGFKEGQNTIYYLSGDNPDKLLSSPQIEGLLSKNIDVLLFTDTVDDFWVNVNSEYKGHTIKSATRSDIDVDQATSSSEEKNKDDKKSDDEYKSLTDYFKEVLGILVKDVKISKKLTSSPACLAVSEAAMDIRMERFLIEQKQIANASAKNLELNPKNKIIEKIFNDLKANNKNNEELVKLIFDQACILEGEPVADTGAFSKRLNDIVQKAIL from the coding sequence ATGAAACAAGAAAAAAAGAAATTTGATGCCGAAGTCGGTAAGATTTTAAATTTAATGATTCACTCTCTTTATAGTAATAAAGAGATTTTTATGCGGGAGTTGATTTCTAACGCCTCTGATGCTTGTGATAAGCTGCGTTATCTATCCCAAAGTGAAGCTGAATTAGTAGCCGGTGACTCTAACTTTAAGATTACTGTTAAAGGCGATAAAAACAATGGTCAGGTTATCATACGTGATAACGGAATCGGTATGAATAAAGAGGATTTAATCGAGAATCTAGGCACTATTGCAAGATCGGGTACGGCAAATTTCCTTAAGAATCTCTCAGGTGATTCTAAAAAAGATAATATGCTAATTGGTCAGTTTGGTGTTGGTTTTTACTCAAGCTTTATGGTAGCTGATAAGGTCACTGTAACTTCAAGAAAAGCTGGTGAAGATAAAGTATATGTTTGGGAATCGGAAGGCGAAGGCGAATATATTGTCTCAAGCTCAGATAGAGAGTTTAGCAGAGGAACGGAAATCGCTCTACACATTAAAAAGGAAGAAGATAGTTTCCTTGATCATTTTAGATTAAAACATATAGTTAAAAGCTATTCCGATCATATAGCCGTGCCAATATATTTCTTTGATGAGGGGGATAATAACGAAATACAACTAAATTCTGCCTCAGCTTTATGGACAAGATCAAAATCCGAAATCACTGAAGAGCAGTATAAAGAATTCTATAAAAGCTTATCTTATGCGGTGGATGATCCTTGGGTTACCATGCATAATAAAAATGAGGGAGCTATAGAGTTTACAAATCTGTTATTTATCCCATCAAGCAAAACTTATGATTTATTCCATCCTGATCGCAAAAGACGAGTGAAATTATATATTAAGAGAGTATTTATTTCTGATGAGAATATTGATTTAATCCCATCATATTTAAGATTTTTACGAGGTGTAGTAGATTCAGAGGATCTACCACTGAATATTAGCCGTGAATCTCTGCAACATAATAATGTACTTGAGAAAATTAAAAACGCTATTACCAAAAGAGTCCTAGGCGAACTTAAGAAAAAGAAAGAAGATTCGCCTGATGAATATAATAATTTTTGGGCTAATTTTGGCGGAGCTTTAAAGGAAGGGTTATGTGAGGCTACAACCGACCACGAGAAGTTACTAGAAGTATGTATATTTAGAAGTGCCTTGCATAATAAAATGATTAGCCTTGATGAATATATAAAGGGCTTTAAAGAGGGGCAGAATACTATATATTATTTAAGTGGTGATAATCCTGATAAGCTACTTTCAAGCCCGCAAATAGAGGGGTTATTAAGTAAAAATATCGATGTGTTATTATTTACCGATACTGTTGATGATTTTTGGGTAAATGTTAATAGCGAATATAAAGGACATACGATTAAATCGGCTACAAGAAGCGACATTGATGTAGACCAGGCTACTTCATCTTCAGAAGAAAAAAATAAGGATGATAAAAAATCCGATGATGAATATAAATCATTGACTGATTATTTTAAAGAGGTTTTAGGGATTTTAGTTAAAGATGTTAAGATATCTAAAAAGTTGACTTCCAGCCCTGCTTGTCTTGCCGTTAGTGAAGCCGCTATGGATATTCGTATGGAACGTTTCTTAATTGAACAAAAACAAATAGCAAATGCTTCTGCTAAAAATCTAGAGTTAAACCCTAAAAATAAAATCATAGAAAAAATCTTTAACGATTTAAAAGCAAATAATAAAAATAACGAAGAGTTAGTTAAGTTAATATTTGATCAAGCTTGTATTTTAGAGGGTGAACCGGTAGCAGATACGGGAGCTTTCTCAAAAAGACTTAATGATATTGTACAAAAAGCTATATTATAG
- a CDS encoding A1G_07140 family DUF167 domain protein: MKFFVYNPLLKTASLNIKVKAAAKSNDIKEFIIINDVLHLKLSIKAHAQQGKANEEIINFLAKEWQLLRSNLEITKGHTNSLKTILIKNIDEEYLNLILKPYIK, from the coding sequence ATGAAATTTTTTGTCTATAATCCTTTATTAAAAACAGCATCTTTAAATATAAAAGTTAAGGCAGCTGCCAAAAGTAATGACATCAAAGAATTTATTATAATTAATGATGTCCTTCATCTAAAATTATCTATAAAAGCACATGCACAACAAGGTAAAGCTAACGAAGAGATCATAAATTTTTTAGCAAAAGAATGGCAATTATTGCGGAGTAATTTAGAAATTACTAAAGGTCATACTAACAGCTTAAAAACAATTTTAATAAAAAATATTGATGAGGAGTATTTAAATTTGATTTTAAAACCCTATATTAAATGA